In Sebastes fasciatus isolate fSebFas1 chromosome 24, fSebFas1.pri, whole genome shotgun sequence, the following are encoded in one genomic region:
- the orc4 gene encoding origin recognition complex subunit 4, which produces MSKRKIEKGSLPVGECITQVQEMLRERLCHQQLPDMPEGVEAQHKHLLELLKRTAVHGESNSVLIVGPRGAGKTMLLKCVLRDLLKEKEAQKNLLQVHLNGLLQTDDRIALKEITRQLHLENVVGDKVFGSFAENLGFLLEALKKGDRSSSRPVLFVLDEFDLFAHHKNQTLLYNLLDVSQSAQAPIAVVGVTCRLDVLELLEKRVKSRFSHRQIHLLSNPTFAQYLERVQTQLSVTDDFPDSKFAQDWNASVKTLCEDKSVEEVLQRHFNSSKDFRSMHMLLMLCLSRVSVAKPAIKPADLLEASKMCFTDAKANMLHGLSILELCLIIAMKHLNDLYEGEPFNLQMVHNEFKKFLQRKSNSMYNFEQPVIMKAFEHLQELEMIQSVDSSSAKTQREYQLMRLMLDHSQIMEALQKYPQCPTDVKQWAMSAFG; this is translated from the exons ATGAGTAAGAGGAAGATCGAAAAAGGCAGTCTGCCAGTGGGAGAATGCATCACACAG GTTCAGGAGATGTTGAGGGAGCGGCTTTGCCACCAGCAGCTCCCCGACATGCCGGAGGGAGTGGAGGCTCAACACAA acacctgctggagctgctgaagCGGACGGCGGTCCACGGGGAGAGCAACTCGGTGCTAATCGTCGGTCCTAGGGGGGCAGGAAAAACAATG ctgCTGAAGTGTGTGCTGAGAGACCTGCTGAAGGAGAAGGAAGCACAGAAAAACCTGCTACAGGTTCATCTCAATG GTCTCCTGCAGACTGACGACAGGATAGCACTAAAAGAAATAACGCGGCAGCTCCACCTGGAAAACGTCGTTGGTGACAAAGTGTTT GGAAGTTTTGCAGAGAATCTGGGTTTCCTGCTGGAGGCGTTGAAGAAAG GTGATCGCAGCAGCAGCCGCCCCGTGTTATTCGTCCTGGATGAGTTCGACCTGTTCGCCCACCACAAGAACCAGACGCTGCTCTACAACCTGCTTGACGTCTCCCAGTCCGCCCAGGCTCCCATCGCTGTGGTCGGCGTTACCTGTAGACTG GATGttctggagctgctggagaagcGCGTGAAGTCGCGGTTTTCCCACCGACAGATCCACCTGCTGAGCAACCCGACGTTTGCTCAGTACCTGGAGCGAGTTCAAACCCAACTCAGCGTGACAGACGACTTCCCCGACAGCAAGTTCGCTCAGGACTGGAACGCCAGCGTCAAG ACTCTGTGTGAAGACAAGTCAGTGGAGGAGGTTTTACAGAGACACTTCAACTCCAGCAAGGACTTCCGTTCAATGCACATGCTGCTG ATGTTGTGTCTGAGTCGCGTGTCTGTCGCCAAACCTGCCATCAAACCTGCAGACCTGCTGGAGGCCAGCAAGATGTGTTTCACCGACGCCAAGGCGAATATGCTCCATG GTCTGTCCATCTTGGAGCTGTGCCTCATCATCGCCATGAAACACCTCAACGACCTCTACGAAGGAGAGCCGTTCAACCTGCAAATGGTTCACAACG agTTCAAGAAGTTCCTGCAGAGGAAGTCAAACTCCATGTACAACTTTGAGCAGCCGGTCATCATGAAG GCCTTCGAGCACCTGCAAGAGCTGGAGATGATCCAGTCGGTCGACAGCTCCTCGGCCAAAACCCAGAGGGAATACCAGCTGATGAGACTCATGCTGGACCACAGTCAGATCATGGAAGCCCTGCAGAAATACCCACAATGCCCCACGGATGTCAAGCAGTGGGCCATGTCGGCGTTTGGCTAG